One genomic window of Moorella glycerini includes the following:
- a CDS encoding M1 family aminopeptidase produces MPKKVLTGALIGLLALVLFSGPAAVPGPIQPLPEVTLKETTFKQVVLDPPPLEAGGQILVSAGDFLPLAGGSADWYKNRGILRGSKGATVAAGNLAAEVEGVPRRLDAAPVLVDDKLYIPLSLAMEVLGLPATGRMGAAPEQESTDTYLPPLKGRAGLHFRYYPVYDLQARYDPVRGQLTGELLLAYQNPYPAPLRELFFNLPANALYGNGAKLTVSRVYINNRPVLFNSRGSSLEVFLPLSLAPRETLSLALSFTTRVPPGAVRLGRSGDTLMAAGWYPILAPRTGDTWAGVAGTSYGDPYFAAAAYYRVRLVVPSGYQVLASGRETGRLEEGGWTVWTFNSEYPIREFAFTAAPDWQLAGRQMGPVQMVIASRGEPAAAALEVAGQALDFFQATYGPYPYSYLHLAFVPLDNLAGMEYPGFIILSNRKSYSPATVVHEVAHQWWYNLVGNDSLHAAWIDEGLADYSTLLFYRRRDPALYQAKLAEIERLAGQTAQPINLSLEEYGNEQAYRLAVYNRAARFWLELEAAAGTAGLMQALAYVQRYYRYEIVPPQAMVTILTYYGRLAATNFTPYLRN; encoded by the coding sequence ATGCCCAAAAAAGTCCTCACTGGCGCCCTCATTGGCCTGCTGGCCCTGGTCCTTTTTTCCGGCCCGGCAGCAGTACCGGGACCAATTCAACCCCTGCCGGAGGTCACTCTTAAAGAGACCACATTTAAACAGGTGGTCCTGGACCCGCCCCCTCTGGAAGCAGGGGGGCAGATACTGGTATCGGCGGGGGATTTTTTACCCCTGGCCGGTGGCAGTGCTGACTGGTACAAGAACAGGGGTATTTTACGGGGGAGCAAAGGAGCTACCGTAGCCGCCGGCAACCTGGCAGCCGAGGTCGAGGGAGTACCCCGGCGGCTGGACGCGGCCCCGGTCCTGGTAGACGATAAGCTTTACATACCCTTAAGCCTGGCCATGGAAGTTCTGGGACTGCCTGCCACCGGCAGGATGGGAGCTGCTCCAGAGCAGGAAAGTACCGATACATACCTCCCTCCCCTGAAGGGCCGGGCCGGCCTGCATTTCCGTTACTATCCCGTCTATGACCTCCAGGCCAGGTATGACCCTGTCAGGGGACAGCTTACGGGAGAACTCCTCCTGGCTTACCAGAACCCTTATCCGGCACCTCTGCGGGAGTTATTCTTTAACCTCCCGGCCAATGCCCTTTATGGTAATGGAGCGAAATTAACAGTTAGCAGGGTTTATATAAATAACCGGCCTGTTCTTTTCAATTCCCGGGGCAGTTCCCTGGAAGTATTCCTGCCCTTGAGCCTCGCTCCCCGGGAAACCCTTTCCCTGGCCCTTTCCTTCACTACCCGGGTACCGCCAGGGGCAGTGCGCCTGGGCCGCAGCGGGGACACCTTGATGGCGGCCGGTTGGTACCCAATCCTTGCCCCGCGTACCGGCGATACGTGGGCAGGGGTGGCCGGTACATCCTACGGCGACCCATATTTTGCCGCTGCCGCCTATTACCGGGTGCGCCTGGTTGTGCCCTCCGGTTACCAGGTCCTGGCCAGTGGCCGGGAAACGGGGCGGTTGGAAGAGGGTGGTTGGACCGTCTGGACCTTTAACAGCGAGTACCCCATCCGGGAATTTGCCTTTACGGCCGCCCCTGACTGGCAGCTTGCCGGCCGCCAGATGGGGCCGGTCCAAATGGTAATAGCCTCCCGGGGTGAGCCGGCGGCGGCCGCCCTGGAGGTGGCCGGCCAGGCTTTAGACTTTTTCCAGGCAACCTATGGACCCTATCCTTACAGTTACCTGCACCTGGCTTTTGTGCCCCTGGACAACCTGGCCGGCATGGAATACCCGGGCTTTATTATTTTAAGTAACCGCAAAAGTTATAGCCCTGCTACCGTTGTCCACGAAGTCGCCCACCAGTGGTGGTACAACCTGGTAGGGAACGATAGCCTTCATGCGGCCTGGATTGATGAAGGCCTGGCCGATTACAGTACTCTCCTTTTTTACCGCCGGCGCGACCCGGCCCTCTACCAGGCCAAACTGGCCGAGATCGAGCGCCTGGCGGGCCAGACAGCTCAACCTATTAACTTATCCCTTGAGGAATATGGTAATGAGCAGGCCTACCGCCTGGCCGTCTATAACCGGGCAGCCAGGTTCTGGCTGGAGCTGGAAGCCGCCGCCGGCACGGCCGGGCTGATGCAAGCCCTGGCATATGTCCAGCGTTATTACCGCTATGAAATCGTTCCCCCGCAAGCTATGGTTACTATTCTGACATATTATGGCAGGCTGGCAGCGACCAATTTTACGCCGTATTTACGGAACTAA
- a CDS encoding DUF1540 domain-containing protein — translation MTPEVKCRVANCIYWQDGACHADSITVAVQGAPNNSSAHNDRDTECETFQARA, via the coding sequence ATGACTCCTGAAGTCAAGTGCCGGGTGGCCAACTGCATCTACTGGCAGGATGGCGCTTGCCACGCCGACAGTATTACCGTAGCCGTCCAGGGGGCGCCGAATAACTCCAGCGCCCACAACGACCGCGATACCGAGTGCGAAACCTTCCAGGCCCGGGCATAG
- a CDS encoding chemotaxis protein CheA, with protein sequence MSELDMSQYLGIFLDEAGEQLQQLDEAIVKLEQTPDDLDLLNTIFRAAHTLKGSSASMGFNRLATLTHRMESVLDLLRQGKLAVSREIIDILLAGLDRLRALKDSIAAGNGDEGEVGDIVTRLEAVLAGQAAVTSRDKAPGRETLTLDDIEQNVIRAAQVKGFQAYEIRVQLEAGCQMKSARAYLVFNNLKEAGEVIKSVPHTQDLEAEKFNDTFTLAFVSREDADTLANIVKSISEIKDVTVRPIVLEEDQEAAAAVPAPGQDNGVPAARANGKAGEQRVSQTVRVDVQRLENLMNLVGELVIDRTRLAEVGNGLKARLGNEELLETLEEVSLHIGRITSDLQEEIMKARMFPIDQVFNRFPRMVRDLARKAGKEIDFIIEGRETELDRTVIEEIGDPLIHLLRNAIDHGIEAPEARLKAGKPRHGTVRLRAFHQENQIVITVEDDGAGMDPEKIKARAVAKGLISREAAARLGPREALDLIFLPGFSTSEKVTDVSGRGVGMDIVRNHIERINGTIDIRTTPGRGTCFTIKLPLTLAINRSLLVQVGGRVYAFPLANVVEIIAITPADVQRVHRQQVVVVRGRVLPLIYLGQALGLARAVPAGENYAVVIVGLAEKQIGFIVDNLIGEQEIVIKSLGNFIGKIPGIAGATIMGDGSVALILDVRSLVDNLGVEASRELAS encoded by the coding sequence ATGAGCGAGCTGGATATGTCCCAGTACCTGGGTATTTTCCTCGATGAAGCCGGGGAGCAGCTCCAGCAGCTGGATGAAGCCATTGTCAAGCTGGAGCAAACTCCCGATGATCTTGACCTGTTAAACACCATCTTCCGGGCGGCCCATACCCTGAAGGGTTCTTCTGCGTCCATGGGCTTTAACCGTCTGGCCACCCTTACCCATCGCATGGAGAGCGTCCTGGATCTCTTACGCCAGGGGAAGCTCGCCGTTTCCCGGGAGATCATTGACATCCTCCTGGCTGGCCTGGACAGGCTGCGAGCGCTAAAAGACAGCATTGCTGCGGGCAACGGGGATGAGGGTGAGGTGGGAGATATAGTTACCCGCCTGGAAGCCGTCCTGGCCGGCCAGGCGGCAGTCACTTCCCGGGACAAGGCACCTGGCAGGGAAACCCTCACCCTCGACGACATTGAGCAGAATGTCATCCGCGCGGCTCAAGTGAAAGGTTTCCAGGCCTATGAGATCCGGGTGCAACTCGAAGCAGGCTGCCAGATGAAGTCGGCCCGGGCCTACCTGGTCTTCAACAACCTCAAGGAGGCCGGCGAGGTCATCAAAAGCGTCCCCCACACCCAGGACCTGGAAGCCGAAAAATTTAATGATACCTTTACCCTGGCCTTTGTCAGCCGGGAAGATGCCGACACCCTGGCCAATATCGTCAAGTCCATATCGGAAATCAAAGATGTAACGGTGCGGCCCATTGTCCTCGAGGAAGACCAGGAGGCGGCAGCGGCAGTCCCTGCCCCCGGCCAGGATAACGGCGTCCCTGCTGCCAGGGCTAATGGCAAGGCGGGGGAACAACGCGTCAGCCAGACAGTCCGGGTAGATGTCCAGCGCCTGGAAAACCTCATGAACCTGGTTGGCGAACTGGTCATTGACCGCACCCGCCTGGCCGAAGTGGGCAACGGGTTGAAGGCCCGCCTGGGCAACGAAGAACTCCTGGAAACCCTGGAGGAAGTCTCCCTGCACATTGGCCGCATTACCTCCGACCTCCAGGAAGAGATCATGAAGGCCCGCATGTTCCCCATTGACCAGGTCTTCAACCGTTTCCCCCGCATGGTCCGGGACCTGGCCCGGAAGGCCGGCAAGGAGATCGACTTTATTATTGAAGGCCGGGAAACGGAGCTGGACCGGACGGTTATCGAGGAAATCGGCGATCCCCTCATCCACCTGCTGCGCAACGCCATTGATCACGGTATTGAAGCGCCGGAAGCAAGGCTGAAGGCCGGCAAGCCCCGTCACGGCACGGTTCGCCTGCGGGCCTTCCACCAGGAAAACCAGATTGTCATTACCGTAGAAGACGACGGCGCCGGCATGGACCCGGAAAAGATAAAAGCCAGGGCGGTGGCCAAAGGGCTGATCAGCCGGGAGGCGGCTGCCAGGCTGGGTCCCCGGGAAGCCCTGGATCTCATCTTCCTGCCGGGCTTTTCGACGTCAGAGAAAGTTACCGATGTTTCCGGCCGCGGCGTGGGCATGGATATCGTCCGTAACCATATTGAAAGGATCAACGGCACCATTGACATCCGCACCACCCCCGGCAGGGGAACGTGTTTCACCATCAAGCTGCCCCTGACCCTGGCCATCAACCGTTCCCTCCTGGTCCAGGTCGGCGGGCGGGTTTATGCCTTCCCCCTGGCCAATGTGGTCGAAATTATCGCCATCACCCCGGCCGACGTCCAACGCGTCCACCGCCAGCAGGTGGTAGTCGTCCGTGGCCGGGTGCTGCCCCTCATTTACCTGGGCCAGGCCCTGGGCCTGGCCAGGGCTGTGCCGGCGGGAGAAAATTATGCCGTAGTTATAGTCGGCCTGGCGGAAAAACAGATCGGCTTTATTGTCGACAACCTCATCGGCGAGCAGGAGATTGTCATCAAATCCCTGGGGAATTTTATCGGCAAGATACCGGGCATTGCCGGGGCCACCATCATGGGCGACGGCAGTGTGGCCCTCATCTTAGATGTCCGCAGCCTGGTGGATAACCTGGGGGTGGAGGCGAGCCGTGAACTGGCCAGTTAA
- a CDS encoding chemotaxis protein CheW gives MATETAAEIQLVVFQLAGETYGVDINHVQEIIRMQSITQIPRTPAFIEGVINLRGRIIPVIDLHKRFDLPRAELTNNTRIMVVELGQVTVGMIVDSVSEVLRLPAASIEPPPPIISGIDVAYLKGVGKWNERLIILLDLDRVLRESEQRQLQQEIAAGVDTR, from the coding sequence ATGGCCACGGAAACAGCAGCGGAAATTCAGCTGGTAGTCTTCCAGCTGGCCGGTGAAACTTACGGCGTTGATATTAACCACGTTCAGGAAATCATCCGCATGCAGAGCATTACCCAGATTCCCAGGACCCCGGCCTTTATCGAAGGGGTCATCAACCTGCGCGGCCGCATCATCCCGGTCATCGACCTCCATAAACGCTTTGACCTGCCCCGGGCTGAGCTCACGAATAACACCCGCATTATGGTGGTGGAGCTGGGCCAGGTGACGGTGGGCATGATCGTCGATTCCGTTTCCGAAGTCCTGCGCCTGCCGGCTGCCAGCATCGAGCCGCCGCCTCCTATAATCAGCGGCATTGATGTGGCCTATCTTAAGGGTGTGGGCAAGTGGAATGAGCGGCTGATTATCCTCCTGGACCTGGACCGGGTGCTGAGGGAAAGCGAACAGCGCCAGCTGCAGCAGGAAATAGCTGCCGGGGTGGATACCAGATGA
- a CDS encoding amino acid permease, with translation MSVWRTKSIKDLLQEARDNEKLKRSIGTPELIALGVGAIIGSGIFVLTGVAAANYAGPALVFSFILSGITAGLAALVYAEMAAMIPVAGSAYTYAYASLGEIIAWIIGWNLILEYMVASGAVAAGWSGYFTDMLRSVGISLPAALVNSPASGGLINLPAILITALMTLLAITGTTTSATTNKIIVAVKILVILAFLALGIPRVNPANWRPFLPFGIAGVIHGAAIIFFAYIGFDAVSTAAEEVRHPTKDLPRGIIGSLAISTLLYIAVTIVLTGLVSYTRLNTPSPVTTALLAAGVRGASLIVGIGALAGLTSVLLVTIFAQSRVFMAMGRDGLLPSFFARVHPRYHTPSMTTMIVGAFIALIGGFLPINIIAELANVGTLSAFFVVSLGVLILRRTRPDLERPFKVPFMPWTSLVTMAFALYLFFNLPRLTWIRFAIWMALGLVVYFAYSRHHSVLARPEPSPLLRPRPFSPLRPFFISRPALAPLFLRLRLPWRRK, from the coding sequence GTGAGTGTCTGGCGGACTAAAAGCATCAAAGACCTGCTGCAGGAAGCCCGGGATAATGAAAAGTTAAAACGTAGTATCGGCACGCCGGAATTAATTGCCCTGGGAGTAGGGGCTATAATCGGCTCGGGTATTTTTGTCCTGACCGGAGTAGCGGCGGCCAATTATGCCGGCCCGGCCCTGGTCTTTTCCTTTATCCTCTCCGGCATTACCGCCGGTCTGGCAGCCCTGGTCTACGCCGAAATGGCCGCCATGATCCCCGTGGCCGGGAGCGCCTATACTTATGCCTATGCTTCTTTAGGTGAAATTATTGCCTGGATTATCGGCTGGAACCTGATCCTGGAGTACATGGTAGCCTCGGGGGCGGTGGCTGCCGGCTGGAGCGGTTATTTCACTGACATGCTAAGGTCCGTGGGTATTTCCCTGCCTGCGGCCCTGGTTAATTCTCCTGCCAGCGGCGGCCTCATTAATTTGCCGGCCATCCTCATTACCGCCCTCATGACCCTGCTGGCCATAACCGGCACTACTACCAGCGCCACGACCAACAAGATTATCGTGGCCGTTAAAATCCTGGTGATCCTGGCCTTCCTGGCCCTGGGCATTCCCCGGGTTAACCCGGCCAACTGGCGTCCTTTTCTCCCCTTTGGCATCGCCGGTGTCATCCACGGTGCGGCCATTATCTTCTTTGCCTATATCGGTTTCGACGCCGTCTCCACGGCGGCCGAAGAAGTGCGCCATCCCACTAAAGACCTGCCCCGGGGGATCATCGGCTCGCTGGCTATCTCTACTTTATTATATATCGCCGTAACTATAGTCCTTACCGGTCTGGTGAGCTACACCCGGCTCAATACCCCCTCCCCGGTAACTACAGCTCTCCTGGCCGCGGGCGTGCGGGGCGCTTCGCTTATTGTAGGTATCGGCGCCCTGGCCGGTTTGACCAGCGTCCTCCTGGTAACCATCTTTGCCCAGAGCCGGGTCTTTATGGCCATGGGCCGCGATGGCCTCTTGCCCTCCTTTTTTGCCCGGGTCCACCCCCGGTACCATACCCCGTCGATGACGACCATGATTGTCGGCGCCTTTATCGCCCTCATCGGCGGCTTTTTACCTATTAATATAATCGCCGAACTGGCCAATGTCGGCACCCTGTCGGCCTTTTTCGTCGTTTCCCTGGGTGTACTCATTTTAAGGCGTACCCGGCCCGACCTGGAACGGCCCTTCAAAGTGCCCTTCATGCCCTGGACATCCCTGGTGACCATGGCCTTTGCCCTTTACCTCTTCTTCAATCTGCCCCGTTTAACCTGGATCCGTTTCGCCATCTGGATGGCCCTGGGGCTGGTGGTTTATTTTGCTTACAGCCGCCACCACAGCGTCCTGGCCCGGCCAGAACCTTCCCCCCTGCTCCGGCCGCGCCCTTTTTCCCCTTTACGGCCGTTTTTTATCTCCCGTCCGGCCCTGGCACCCCTGTTTTTGCGCCTGCGCCTGCCCTGGCGGCGAAAATAG
- a CDS encoding trypsin-like peptidase domain-containing protein — translation MWQRAGKAKITVLAVLLIFLAGVAATVGFYQITGATAGTQQPSYQHAVAASDAVSASIPPGLGPEAIADIVDKAGPAVVRIDTVTETRVASPFNDPFFRQFFGDQFNIGPQEQRALGSGFIISPDGYILTNQHVIDGAKQVKVTVVGYDKPFNAQVVGADAPLDLAVLKINTGKPLPYLTLGDANKVRVGEWAIAIGNPDGLDHTVTVGVISAKGRPIDVQDRHYENLLQTDASINPGNSGGPLLNLQGEVIGINTAVNAGAQGIGFAIPSSTVQPVLNDLMNKGKIARPWLGVALASVTPDVADMLGLQSAGGALVGQVVAGSPAAKAGLQKYDVILQLDGQKIKNANDLVNKVQALKIGQQVQLQVFRRGQLLDISVVLGEKPSQ, via the coding sequence ATGTGGCAGCGCGCAGGTAAAGCTAAAATTACTGTTTTAGCTGTTTTATTGATCTTTCTGGCCGGGGTGGCGGCCACGGTAGGTTTTTACCAGATCACCGGAGCGACGGCCGGGACCCAGCAGCCGTCCTACCAGCACGCGGTGGCTGCCAGCGACGCGGTGTCCGCCAGCATCCCGCCGGGGCTGGGGCCGGAGGCTATTGCCGACATTGTGGATAAAGCCGGCCCGGCAGTGGTCCGCATCGATACAGTTACTGAGACGCGGGTGGCCAGTCCCTTTAATGACCCCTTTTTCCGGCAGTTCTTTGGCGATCAGTTTAATATCGGTCCCCAGGAACAACGCGCTTTGGGTTCAGGGTTTATTATCTCCCCGGACGGCTATATCCTGACCAACCAGCACGTCATTGACGGGGCGAAGCAGGTTAAAGTAACCGTTGTCGGTTACGATAAACCCTTCAATGCCCAGGTAGTGGGCGCCGATGCCCCCCTGGACCTGGCCGTGCTGAAAATCAATACCGGCAAGCCGTTACCTTATCTAACCCTTGGTGATGCCAACAAGGTCCGCGTTGGTGAATGGGCCATTGCCATCGGCAATCCTGACGGCCTGGACCACACGGTAACGGTGGGCGTCATCAGCGCCAAAGGGCGGCCCATCGATGTCCAGGACCGCCATTATGAAAACCTGCTGCAGACGGATGCTTCCATTAATCCCGGCAACAGCGGCGGTCCCCTGTTAAACCTGCAGGGGGAAGTAATCGGCATCAATACTGCCGTTAACGCCGGTGCCCAGGGGATTGGCTTTGCCATCCCCAGCAGCACGGTGCAGCCGGTCCTGAACGACCTGATGAATAAAGGCAAAATTGCCCGGCCCTGGCTGGGGGTAGCCTTGGCCTCGGTCACGCCGGATGTGGCCGACATGCTGGGCCTCCAGAGTGCCGGAGGGGCCCTGGTCGGCCAGGTAGTAGCAGGCAGCCCGGCGGCAAAGGCCGGCCTCCAGAAATATGACGTCATTCTCCAGCTGGATGGCCAGAAGATAAAGAATGCCAATGACCTGGTAAATAAAGTCCAGGCCCTGAAGATCGGCCAGCAGGTGCAGCTCCAGGTCTTCCGCCGCGGCCAGCTGCTGGATATCAGCGTGGTCCTGGGCGAGAAGCCGAGCCAGTAA
- a CDS encoding polysaccharide deacetylase family protein, with translation MSQAGKYVVGHWPWVARIGKHPRAAWPEALLRLGYLVAIAALMVVVTTIGGAGWQQAGVTGPALASPPFAGPDQLAGGKPGLSITPFKPVPPGEQGGGSPAPVAGEPLQEQLSPQAAPVKDAAGITPSRPPSPAGDPGSGVQPLRQVPGAGHRVALTFDDGPFPRWTERYLTALAATRTPATFFMVGRQVEAHPELVRAALDGGHEAASHSWRHANLGKVTQAEAEADLRQAAAALEKISGRPVKYFRPPYGAIGPNLLAAAARLGTPIVTWSVDPKDWSNPGPRAIVQGVMANVRDGSIILLHEGHPGTLVALPLLVKELRDKGYELVTVSELIAQGEKHDNSAPAAKTK, from the coding sequence ATGAGCCAGGCAGGTAAATATGTGGTGGGGCACTGGCCCTGGGTGGCCAGGATTGGCAAGCACCCGCGGGCCGCCTGGCCGGAAGCGTTGCTGCGGCTGGGGTACCTGGTGGCTATAGCTGCCTTAATGGTAGTTGTTACCACCATTGGTGGTGCTGGCTGGCAGCAGGCTGGAGTTACCGGACCGGCACTGGCCTCGCCGCCTTTTGCCGGACCTGACCAGCTGGCCGGGGGCAAGCCGGGGTTGTCCATAACCCCGTTTAAACCGGTGCCGCCAGGGGAGCAGGGAGGGGGTTCGCCCGCCCCGGTGGCCGGGGAGCCCCTGCAGGAGCAGCTTTCCCCGCAGGCAGCACCGGTAAAGGACGCGGCGGGGATAACCCCGTCCCGGCCGCCGTCACCTGCAGGGGACCCCGGCTCGGGGGTCCAGCCCCTGCGCCAGGTGCCGGGGGCCGGCCACCGGGTGGCCCTGACCTTTGACGACGGCCCCTTTCCCCGGTGGACTGAACGTTATTTAACCGCCCTGGCAGCCACCAGAACCCCGGCCACCTTCTTTATGGTCGGGCGGCAGGTCGAAGCCCACCCGGAGCTGGTCAGGGCAGCCCTGGACGGCGGCCATGAAGCAGCCAGCCACTCCTGGCGCCATGCCAACCTGGGAAAGGTGACCCAGGCTGAAGCTGAGGCCGATCTCCGGCAGGCGGCTGCCGCCCTGGAGAAAATCAGTGGCCGCCCGGTAAAATATTTCCGCCCCCCTTACGGCGCCATAGGGCCCAATTTGCTGGCGGCAGCAGCCAGGCTGGGTACCCCCATAGTCACCTGGAGTGTAGATCCTAAGGACTGGTCCAATCCTGGTCCCAGGGCCATCGTCCAGGGCGTCATGGCTAACGTCCGGGACGGCAGCATCATCCTCCTCCATGAAGGCCACCCCGGTACCCTGGTGGCCCTGCCGCTTCTGGTTAAAGAGTTGCGGGATAAAGGCTATGAACTGGTAACCGTCTCAGAACTGATAGCTCAAGGGGAAAAACACGATAATAGCGCCCCGGCCGCAAAAACCAAATAA
- a CDS encoding methyl-accepting chemotaxis protein → MRLHLFKKKGRAGQPADQEPARVPRPGKARAGFFSRWRLGTKLTAGFILIIAIFVAVVVYVNFELQQVDRLSLEVTLAHEQNMLFTEMTNAVWDAYRRATDYIINGSQTHALGFDDALKRFHDARTRLEEQELDSQVAGYLAAMTQAAKSFTDTFKNSIVNTSREDRMAALPILSFQMGASLDNINNIGNHMAKGMTEKNALAETQLTAAIKRVQAMLVTGLLLALLLGLLVAWFISRMVGRSLGQVAAYATRIAGGDLTTEPLHVITKDEVGKLAAAFNTMGENLRQVIGQVRDMTNQVASASQDLARMSQELGDAARQVAATTQEMARGAEDQAQQVSETAAATDAQVARVEEVHRNTEDMAAASDQAAAKAAEGARAVAEATRQMEAISKRMDSLAQAVGELGARSQQIGQIVGVISGIAEQTNLLALNAAIEAARAGEQGRGFAVVADEVRKLAEQSAEATKQIVGLVQEIQRETERVVNSMAEGSRDVRQGTEVVTRTGMAFAAIDQSIQTLVGKIKNVAGKAEEMYEGSRQVKGRVESIAAGIEEMAASTQQVSASTEEQTAAVDQINQAAQQLAAAAGNLERAVARFKL, encoded by the coding sequence ATGCGCTTGCACTTATTCAAGAAAAAAGGCCGGGCAGGGCAACCGGCAGATCAAGAGCCGGCCAGAGTGCCCCGCCCGGGGAAGGCCCGGGCAGGTTTTTTCAGCCGCTGGCGGCTGGGGACTAAATTAACAGCCGGCTTTATCCTTATCATCGCCATATTTGTCGCCGTGGTAGTTTATGTCAATTTTGAACTCCAGCAGGTAGACCGGCTTTCCCTGGAAGTAACCCTTGCCCATGAGCAGAACATGCTCTTTACCGAGATGACCAATGCCGTCTGGGATGCCTACCGCCGGGCCACCGATTACATAATCAACGGTTCCCAGACCCATGCCCTGGGCTTTGACGATGCCCTGAAGCGTTTCCATGATGCCCGGACCCGGCTGGAAGAACAAGAGCTCGACAGCCAGGTGGCCGGGTATCTCGCGGCCATGACCCAGGCTGCCAAGAGTTTTACTGATACCTTCAAGAACAGCATCGTAAACACCAGCCGGGAAGACCGCATGGCGGCCCTGCCCATTTTGAGCTTCCAGATGGGGGCTTCCCTGGATAATATCAACAATATCGGCAACCACATGGCCAAAGGAATGACCGAGAAGAACGCCCTTGCCGAAACCCAGTTGACGGCCGCCATCAAGCGGGTCCAGGCAATGCTGGTAACCGGCTTGCTCCTGGCCCTGCTCCTGGGCCTGCTGGTAGCGTGGTTTATCAGCCGGATGGTCGGCAGGTCCCTGGGTCAGGTGGCGGCCTACGCTACCCGGATCGCCGGCGGTGATCTCACCACCGAACCCCTTCATGTTATCACCAAAGATGAAGTTGGCAAGCTGGCCGCCGCGTTCAACACCATGGGAGAAAACCTGCGCCAGGTTATCGGCCAGGTGCGGGATATGACTAACCAGGTAGCCTCGGCCAGCCAGGACCTGGCCCGCATGTCCCAGGAACTGGGGGATGCCGCCCGCCAGGTGGCCGCCACCACCCAGGAAATGGCCAGAGGCGCCGAAGACCAGGCCCAGCAGGTCAGCGAGACGGCGGCAGCGACTGACGCCCAGGTGGCCAGGGTGGAAGAAGTCCACCGCAACACCGAGGATATGGCGGCCGCCTCCGACCAGGCTGCGGCTAAAGCCGCTGAAGGTGCCCGGGCGGTGGCCGAAGCTACCCGCCAGATGGAGGCCATCTCCAAGCGCATGGACAGCCTGGCCCAGGCGGTGGGCGAGCTGGGAGCCCGTTCCCAGCAGATTGGCCAGATTGTAGGCGTGATCTCCGGCATTGCCGAGCAGACCAATCTCCTGGCCCTGAATGCGGCCATTGAAGCGGCCCGGGCCGGGGAACAGGGACGCGGCTTTGCCGTCGTGGCCGACGAGGTGCGGAAACTGGCCGAGCAGTCGGCCGAAGCCACCAAGCAGATTGTCGGCCTGGTGCAGGAGATCCAGCGGGAGACCGAGCGCGTGGTCAACAGCATGGCCGAAGGTTCCCGGGATGTCCGCCAGGGTACGGAAGTGGTTACCCGCACGGGCATGGCCTTTGCCGCCATTGACCAGTCCATCCAGACCCTGGTCGGCAAGATCAAGAATGTGGCCGGCAAGGCGGAAGAGATGTATGAGGGTTCCCGCCAGGTCAAAGGCCGGGTCGAAAGTATAGCTGCCGGTATTGAAGAGATGGCTGCCAGCACCCAGCAGGTTTCCGCCTCCACGGAAGAGCAGACGGCAGCAGTAGACCAGATCAACCAGGCGGCCCAGCAGCTGGCGGCAGCCGCCGGCAACCTCGAAAGGGCTGTGGCCCGTTTCAAGCTATAA